CAGCGGGGTGCGCTCGGCGTCGGTGTAGATGCCGACCTCGACGTGCCGGCCCGCACGGAGGTTCTGCAGCATCGCGAAGCCGACCGGGTCCTCGTCCCGGCCGACGTGGACGGTGAAGAGGGCGCTGACGTCGGCGGTGATGCCGCGCGCGAAGACGTCGGGGTCGCCGAGCGCGGTGGTGCCGAAGGCGGTGAGGAAGCGGTAGACCGTGCGCCCGACGTCGTGCCCGCCCTGGCGCAACGAGACCCGGCGGGTGCGCAGGTGCGGGGTCAGGACGGTGCTCACGCGGGCACCTCCGGAGCGCCGCCGACGAGGATCCGGCGGGGGAACGGTCCCGAGGGCACGCGCTCGGTCACCAGCCCGGCGGCGCGGAAGGCGTCGGCGTACTCCTCCTCGGTGAAGAGGCCGAGCGCGTGGTGCTCGACGACGTGCTCGATGCCGGTCGCGGCGGAGCCGATGAGGTACTGCAGCTCCACCTCGGCCACCCGCCCGTGCCGCGTCGACGACCCCATCCGCACCGCGGAGAAGCCGGGGCGCTCCACCACGACCGTCCCGACCAGGTCGGTGCTCCACTCCGTCGGTGCGTTGCACGTCTCGACGACCAG
This Nocardioides alkalitolerans DNA region includes the following protein-coding sequences:
- a CDS encoding GNAT family protein, giving the protein MSTVLTPHLRTRRVSLRQGGHDVGRTVYRFLTAFGTTALGDPDVFARGITADVSALFTVHVGRDEDPVGFAMLQNLRAGRHVEVGIYTDAERTPLGAGAEATLLVVNYAFAALGVRKVWSVTTEHSSSDFGVAFADERREAVIPDHFWFQGRHWDAHWYSMERDSWCAEGAPFLERLTPRTGSQEVSP